One genomic region from Candidatus Binatia bacterium encodes:
- the treZ gene encoding malto-oligosyltrehalose trehalohydrolase: MEKESNSLVTLGANYLGNGKTRFEVWAPLAPRVDLHILSPKDRIVAMEPRARGYHEIVADKVEPGSRYFYRLNDRERPDPSSRFQPEGVHGPSEVVKTDFPWQSENGSGAELQDYIIYELHVGTFTPEGTFDAVISHLDHLKDLGVTAVELMPVAQFPGGRNWGYDGVALFAAQNSYGGPEGLKRLVDQCHKNDLAVVLDAVYNHLGPEGNYLRDFGPYFTDRYYTPWGSAVNFDGPESDEVRKYFIQNALYWVSEFHIDALRLDAVHAILDHSPRPFLLELAEAVHEQARRLNRRIYLMPESADNDARLLRARELGGFGLDAQWSDDFHHCLHVLLTGERSGYYEDYGRVDQFAKCFREGFAYSGDYSKFRKRRHGSASRDIPAERFIVFSQNHDQVGNRMLGDRLCRLAGFEGTKLAAGAVLLAPFIPLLFMGEEYGETAPFPYFISHIDAGLVEAVRKGRRQEFRAFAWDKGPPDPQAQKTFQSAKLNHRLRAEDPQRTLFELYKRLIRLRKEIPSLARLDKNSIEVIGADRKKLLFVRRWSDEDEVFMLFNFSSSEAAFDPPLCNRHWTKIIDSAEEKWRGQGSGIPGRLDVEKNSQIEISPWAFVLFQRVRESSAGAGAARSVGHAGRSSPPADQAAPGGPAPAGRYR, encoded by the coding sequence GTGGAAAAAGAAAGCAACTCCCTCGTCACTCTCGGCGCGAACTATCTCGGCAACGGCAAAACCCGCTTCGAGGTCTGGGCGCCGCTCGCGCCGCGGGTCGATCTGCATATTCTCTCACCGAAAGACCGGATCGTCGCAATGGAACCGCGAGCGCGCGGATATCACGAGATCGTCGCGGACAAGGTCGAGCCGGGCAGCCGGTATTTTTATCGCCTCAACGACAGGGAGCGTCCCGATCCGTCTTCGCGCTTTCAACCCGAAGGCGTGCACGGCCCGTCCGAGGTCGTCAAGACCGATTTCCCGTGGCAAAGCGAGAATGGGTCCGGCGCCGAGCTTCAAGACTACATTATCTATGAATTGCACGTCGGAACTTTTACCCCGGAGGGCACGTTCGACGCCGTTATCTCTCATCTGGATCACCTGAAGGATCTGGGCGTTACGGCCGTCGAGCTGATGCCGGTGGCGCAGTTTCCCGGCGGCCGCAACTGGGGCTACGACGGCGTCGCTCTCTTCGCCGCGCAAAATTCCTACGGCGGACCGGAAGGCCTCAAGCGGCTCGTCGATCAGTGCCACAAGAACGATCTCGCGGTGGTTCTCGACGCGGTCTACAACCATCTCGGCCCCGAAGGAAATTATTTACGGGACTTCGGCCCATATTTCACCGATCGCTATTATACGCCCTGGGGCTCGGCGGTGAACTTCGACGGGCCGGAGAGCGACGAGGTCAGGAAGTATTTTATTCAAAACGCGCTCTATTGGGTGAGCGAGTTTCATATCGACGCGCTCCGACTCGACGCCGTGCACGCGATCCTGGACCATTCGCCGCGTCCGTTCCTGTTGGAATTAGCCGAGGCGGTTCATGAGCAGGCCCGGCGTCTCAACCGCAGGATCTATCTCATGCCCGAGAGCGCGGACAACGACGCGCGCCTTCTCCGCGCGCGCGAGCTGGGCGGCTTCGGCCTGGACGCGCAATGGAGCGACGACTTCCATCATTGCCTTCACGTGCTCTTGACCGGCGAGCGCTCCGGCTATTACGAGGATTACGGCCGCGTGGATCAGTTTGCGAAATGTTTTCGCGAAGGCTTCGCCTACTCCGGCGATTATTCCAAATTTCGCAAGCGCCGGCACGGCAGCGCTTCCCGCGATATTCCGGCGGAGCGCTTCATCGTCTTCTCGCAAAACCACGACCAGGTGGGAAACCGCATGCTCGGCGACCGGCTGTGCCGGCTTGCCGGTTTCGAGGGCACCAAGCTCGCGGCGGGCGCCGTTCTGCTCGCGCCGTTCATCCCGCTCCTCTTCATGGGCGAGGAATACGGCGAGACGGCGCCGTTTCCTTATTTTATCAGTCACATCGACGCCGGGCTGGTCGAAGCGGTGCGCAAAGGACGGCGCCAAGAATTCCGCGCATTCGCCTGGGACAAAGGGCCGCCCGATCCCCAGGCCCAGAAAACATTCCAGTCGGCGAAGCTCAATCACCGTCTCCGCGCCGAAGATCCTCAGCGCACGCTGTTCGAGCTGTACAAGCGGCTGATTCGCCTCCGCAAGGAAATCCCCAGCCTGGCTCGTCTGGATAAAAACTCGATAGAAGTGATCGGCGCCGACAGGAAAAAGCTGCTGTTCGTCCGGCGCTGGAGCGACGAGGATGAGGTGTTCATGCTGTTCAATTTCAGCTCGTCGGAGGCCGCTTTCGATCCGCCGCTCTGCAATCGTCATTGGACCAAGATCATCGACTCGGCCGAGGAGAAATGGCGCGGGCAAGGGAGCGGAATCCCCGGGCGGCTCGATGTGGAAAAGAATTCTCAGATTGAAATTTCTCCCTGGGCGTTCGTTCTCTTCCAGCGGGTTCGGGAAAGTTCGGCGGGCGCGGGCGCCGCAAGGAGTGTCGGCCACGCCGGGAGATCGAGCCCGCCCGCAGATCAGGCCGCGCCGGGAGGGCCGGCCCCCGCCGGGAGATATAGATGA